Proteins found in one Pueribacillus theae genomic segment:
- a CDS encoding acetyltransferase, with product MEKVILIGAGGHSKVIQDSLNQMRDLELYAILDDAFRQTIEKDGIMYAPTDFLNTINRSDYKFCLAIGSNSVRKKLFGTLNIPLTRYLSVIHPHATISPSARIGHGTVVMAGVVINADATIGNHCIINTGSVVEHDNRVGDFAHISPNATLAGSVAVLEGAHVGAGATVIQGMRIGSWSTIGAGAVVVKNVESNVIAAGVPAQVIKRNETMNEMSGLDEARS from the coding sequence ATGGAAAAAGTGATTCTAATCGGGGCAGGCGGACATAGCAAAGTCATTCAAGATAGCTTGAATCAAATGCGCGATCTGGAATTATACGCCATTTTGGATGATGCTTTTCGCCAAACCATTGAAAAAGACGGAATCATGTATGCGCCGACGGATTTTCTGAACACCATCAATAGGTCAGATTATAAATTTTGCCTTGCCATCGGGAGTAATTCCGTTCGCAAAAAATTATTTGGCACATTAAATATTCCTTTAACCCGTTATCTTTCCGTGATTCACCCGCATGCCACCATTAGCCCATCTGCCCGCATTGGGCATGGCACGGTTGTGATGGCCGGGGTTGTTATAAATGCTGATGCCACGATTGGAAACCATTGTATTATCAATACAGGCTCTGTCGTTGAACACGATAATAGGGTTGGAGATTTCGCCCACATTTCCCCGAATGCAACATTGGCGGGGAGTGTGGCCGTCCTGGAAGGGGCTCATGTCGGGGCAGGGGCGACAGTGATTCAAGGAATGCGGATCGGCAGTTGGAGTACAATCGGAGCAGGGGCGGTTGTCGTTAAAAATGTTGAAAGTAATGTGATTGCCGCCGGTGTTCCTGCTCAAGTGATAAAGCGTAATGAAACAATGAATGAAATGAGTGGATTAGATGA